Genomic segment of Triticum aestivum cultivar Chinese Spring chromosome 6A, IWGSC CS RefSeq v2.1, whole genome shotgun sequence:
aggTTGATCGTGCTGGAGAGGCGATATTGGAATATCTTTTACTTCTCCTAGATCAAGATTTGAGAATCACGGGTTTCCAAAACGTACGAGAAATGATAGCTATATCAgcttggtatttatggtgggaaaGACGGAAATTGGTGCATTTTTTTTaaaaaggggcgctttattacttaaaagattttaagcattacacccggcctctgcataactaagatgcacacagccaaataagATCCTCtcacacaaaataaaaataaaacggcGAATTACAACGAAACATGTAGAGTCCGTATAACGCCTAATGTGGAGGGGGGTCAATCCttagatcatgctgccacccatgttgggtaaaagtatccctcgccgtagcctccaatcgtgtacacacctccgtaaacaaGCCTCGATTCTCCACGCGTTATAGATAGGACCATAAACAAAGAGTCCCgatacatctgtagataacctgcaacagagaagtacttttatcgttaaaaaccttatcatttctacatagccaaagcgaccaaataacggcaagcgctcccaccctgagaagagttctaaacctgtgatcaatcccatgtaaccagttgccaagtacattagcaacactacagggaggatacaagccagaagctatttggatgactgactatatagaacgagccaatttgtATTGGAAGAATAAATGTTTCATTGTCTCCTCATGGTGACAAAATACATAGTGCATAAGGAATTAACTTAGAATGCAACTCATTTATCAATGGGATCACGGCCCTTGCAGCAAATTTTGTGAATGCTTCATCTCCAAAAGCGTCCATAAGAGAGGGTGGTTGGTACTGCCCTCCTAGGGCCTTTGTAAAACTAAATGTTGACGCGTCTTTTGATCATGACATGCTAACATGGACAATGTGGGTAGTCTTGAGAGATGACAAAAATAGGTCTATTGCGGGaggaaataaaaaaatcaaatattgtACGGATGTTCTGATGACAGAAGCTTTAGCTCTGAAATTTGGCTTAACTTTGGCACAAAGGGCGGGATATAACCGCCTAATCATCAACTCAGACAATATGGAGGTGATTGAGACCATGCAAGACGGAGGACAATCAGCGGGTGCGGCGGCGACAATCTTTGACGACTGTTTTCACTATGCATGTGACTTTGTCGTAACTAGATTTGAACATTGTAATAAAGAGGCAAACAAAGTAGCTCATGAACTCGCTAGATTAGCTAGATTTTATGTGACTTCGAATTGGTTTAAGGAGCCTATCAATGAAATTGTAACGATCCTTACAAATGATGTACCGATTATTTCAAATGAATAAAGTATTGTTTTAAATTAAAAAAAGACCAATTGACCATTTCGACCTCACAGATTAATTCGGTCGGGCAAAGTTGGAACAATAGTTGAAATACGGTAACTGAACACAACACATCACGGTCTCCCTTGAAAAGTTCTACTAGCCGAGCTGTCATGATCTCCTCGGACAAAATCACCGGTGAGGCAGTGCATGACGATTTCCCGCAAAAGAAAGAGGCAGTGCATGACCATAATGGTGGTGTGTGGGCCAATGGAGTGAAGGAAATGTTGTGGTGAACTTTTCTTTTACAAAAAACCCTCCCCGTATAGTAATCTATATATTTATATATACCAATATAAAAGGAGCCAAAAGCCATATGCAATTAATCTCGACCGTCAaaccatgtcaatccaacgacctagattgTTTCAATGGGGAGCGCTCAATATATTTAACACACAATTAATATCATATCAAATATCAATGGCTCTGCTAATTATATAATTAATGTGTATTAGTttctccgtccagaaatacttgtcatcaggtgaataaaaggggatgtatctagatgtattttatttCTAAATACATCCTTTttttccattttgatgacaagtatttttggacagaGAGAGTAATTGATATCCTATCTGATATTAACATACAGTTAATTTTCTCTCTAATATCAACATGCATTTCATGTACGCATTTACTAATTAATTAAAAGGTTTCTACAAATACATCATACAGGGCGAAACACTATTAAGAAAAACATCATCCAACCTATTACAAAATGAAAATTTCCCAATCTCATGCGTCACCATATTGGCTTGATGATTGAAAAACTTACTGATGCTCAGGCTGTCTTCTTCAGACAAGAGGGACATGTCAAATCTTCATTTGCAAGAAAAAAGCACAAAAACCAGATACCAACCAGCCTTCTAGAAGTTTGGTGCCTAGGAGCCTCCTAGAAGACCGGTGTCCACTTGTGCAATTTGGCTAAGTCAAAACTCATGGAGCCCAAAAGTTATTGGTCATTACCGAAGATCACCGTCCACCGGTTTGACGTCGTGGTGGCGTTGACAACTGGTCTGACAAGGATCATGTGAATCTCGGCTTTGAAGACGGGTCAACAATTCGATGGTGGCAGTGATTTCTGAAGCATGTGCATGTGATGTAGTCTGCTGAACTGAATGTGTGCTCCGAGTACGCCATGCGGGCGACTCGGTGATGACCCTAGATATAGCTAGTAGGGCGTTGCAATGGCATCCCCATTGTCGAGTTTGTAGGTGTGACATTGTGGCTTCGGATTGTTTGATATATGTTTTTATCAGACCTTTGTTGAATAATTTAATAAAGAAGATTGTGTGCATCttttcatttttttagaaaaggaggatgatccccggcctctgcatctgggagatgcatacggccactttattgattattctcaaggaccttacaaagtattacaaacaatatacctgaatccatcatcttggcaacatatgccattactcctatccatatgatgaaggggtgctagctgggccactacccaaaccactcacctaagcctaacatataaagccggaagccccagccgagccacataccgggtctggggcacaatccggtcagacgcactcgtgtgtcgtcgccgccatcttccacaggtccgtcttcagatcatattgaggcttctaccttgtctggccactctgccatcgacgcccccatgacgccagacagcttcctcctcctgcacgagtccatctccgcgcatcagacgccgagtctccacagcaccatgccgtcgagatccgccaccatcaatgtgtaagatgaagcaccgctccaccaaagtcgccgtcctctagtccctcgagtccgtgtgcacctccaagaatgacgcccccaggggggaaacgacaccagagagccgccgtcatccgatctactgatctagggtttccctcgaaggtagcagagagtggccttgaacatctccacggcgatgccttcaggaagggaacgacgcagacagcgtcgccatcgccggccttggcaatagccaatagcaggttttcacccagatctgatcgAAGATCTCCATCTCTCGTGCACGGGTTGCCGCCGTCCTTGCCGGGATCTGGATGATCCCGCTTGCCAGATCTCAGCACGGAGAAGCCCCCCCACCGAGACCCGCCGACCGAGCAGGGGAGGCCGAGGCCGCGCCCACAGGTTAGATCCGCGATGGATCCAAGCCCGCGCCGCTGCCCCGAAGTCAGCCCCGCGCGCAGTCGTCACCGCctgccgaggctcgccgccgcgtgCCCCGCGCCCCGCCACCGCTCGCCGAGGCCTGCCACCGCAGGACACCGCCGCCTGCTGCCTAGATCCGTCGCCCGCGGAAGAAGGGGAGTTGGGAGAGGgagtccccccgccgccgccgtctgccaCGCGGGTTTCACCCGGCGGCGTcacccggcggcggcgcgaggagggaagaAGGAGAGGGCGGCGGTGGTGCGCAAGGGTTGGAGGCCCCCGAGTCGCCCAGGGCGGGGGCGACGCGAGGGAGTGCTTGTTTCTTCTCTTTGGAAAAAATAAAACCCATCGGAATTTGGTCAAGACCAGAATCTCATGAAATTTTTCTCGAAAGCCAATGTCCTAAGTAAGTACTCGGAATTTTCGAGTAGAGAAATTCACGATGCGCAAAAGCTAATAGTGTTCTTGGTTCGAGTTTTGGCCAAGTCCAAAATGCCTTGGGAGTCTATAAGCTAATGGTTTTGCATAAAGACTGATTTCATCATCAAAGTATAGAATCCGGTGTCCGTTTTGCATAAAGACTGATTCCACAAACAAATATGATGTCCGTTTTGGAGAtcacgttggagatgccctaacgctGTGTGGAAGCTCAGTGTTCCTCCACAATCAAATTCGGGTGCCACAAGTTCATGGTTATGGTGGTTTCGTTCCACAATTGATTTATTTAGCTAGGGAGAAGCTAAGTTCTCTGAACATAAATTGTGAAATCATGCACGTCGGCCCCTCAGATTGGGTACATTTAGCACACTGTTATTTTACAAACTAAGGATCCAGGCGGGCATCCTGTGAACCCACATGCATGTACTAAAGTGAAAGTCAATCCTAGGTCGACTTTTACTATGCTTGCATACGGGTTCACGCGGACTCGTGCCGTGCTTGCACGGTTGCACCCCTCTGAGTAAATCAGATTGATAGAGATAGACAACTGCAACAAcaaaacagtagtagtattcccgcCTTCCCGGccaaaacaaaaacagaaacagCAGTAGCATAACAACAACATGTATAAGAAAAACTCAACACGCCGTCCCCTTTGGACTGTCATAGTTCTTCCAGAAAACCAAGAACACCAATGATCCGCCAACCAGGGTCGCGGTTAGCCGTCTGATTGACAGTAGCGGCCGTACGCAGTACTAGGCATAATGGAGACAAGACGAAACAAATCTTCAAGGGTGGTAGAGCGCACAAGAAGACGCGACAGTGGTGCACAGGGGCCCTGGGCACACAGCGTACGTACATGATTCATGGGAGAATTAGCTAAGGTGACGATTTATGAAGGCGCTTCAATCGGGAGTTAATAGTGGTATTGCTTCTAGTAGTGGCCGTTGGCGGCGCCTGAGTTGGTGGCGCTGCCGCTCTTGCCGTCGACGACGACCTCGGTCATGGGCacctggtcggccttgcgcttgcggGCCTCCAGGATCTGCTGCGTCGACTTGTAGTAGATGGCGTACAGGATGATCTGCCCCACAGCGAACATCACGCCCAGCCCGTTGGGGATCTGCATCCAACAGCAAAGAATACCAATTTAACCCACAGCCGACAGTAACGGAGAACACAAGTTTGTAACCAGAAAAACAAATCATAATCCAAGAAAGAAATGTGTTATAGCCTGAGCCAAGGGTCAGCCGTCAGCACAGTAGGTGATGCGTTGCATGCCGTGGCCGCGGACAAAGGGCAACTAGAATAGCACATGACGTAACCTTGTGTTGTGGTGTACCACCGACCGACCGTGCATCAGCGGTCAGGAGCGGACGGATAGATCCCAAAGGCCACACGCATTGATTGGGAGGTGAACGCAGTGCGATGCCAATGCGGACGTGGGCGGTGGCAGTATCTACCTCGCCGTCTTCCTCTCGTGCCATACACACCGCACAAGCTACACCTCACAGGTCGGGATCAGCGGCTGAGCCCCCCCGATTTGACGCCTCCAGTTGACAACACGACCTCCCTTTGAACGAAAACCTGTTTTTTTTCTCTCTTGGAATTTcaacgaaaaaaacatgtttttgcCATCCCGACACACAGCTGACGCCAACAGTAATTATTCATCGGAGTGGGACAGGCGGACAGGTGTGTGCTGTTAGTGTGACAATTCCAAGTCCGAACAGGTAACCGACAACGGAGACGATCCGGTCCGCAAGGCCAGTCGTGACGACACTggcttgaccttttggtctcacGACGATGTCCGCCGAGCCATGCCACCGTGCAAAAGTAGGACCCGAGGCTTGAAAGCAACGCCGCCGCCTGGTCCGATATTCCGGCCCATCGGACGCGCCCGTGGCCAGCCTAAAGACTGCATGCTGCTAGATGGCCCATGGAGGCTTGGTCCTACTAATAACGACGCTAGCTAGCCAGCAACCCAATCTTATCTTGCCCAAATGAAAGATGAAAACGGCCCTCCCAGCACAAAAACGTGCATGTACACCGTAGCTAGTCCCATGAACGTGCATGCAGATCGCAGGGAAGCAAAGAAAGGGCCCCGGTTACTTGTGTCCGCGGGGGGTGCACGCAACTTGTTGTGagaaggcaagctcaacatcgtCCTAGTTGCAAGGCTGCATTCATTTGGGTTGGGTGGTTCGCCTGAACCAATCCAAATATGGTTTGGTACCTAACCAGATCAGATGCACCTCCTAAATTTATACACCCGGCCCTGCCATCATCCACTTGCCTTGGCAGAACTTAGCAAGTCACCCATGTTCACTTCCGGCGCTGCTTACTTTAATTAGACGGGCATTGCCCAGGTTCTGTGCTGGCTACTCAGGGTAGCAAGCGCGCTCAAGTGGAAGCCATCCTCATCTCACACCAGCAATCAGTATACTGCTAGCTAATGGTTACTAGTATTACTGTGTGTGAAAGTTTAGAAGGCTTACGGTGATGTAGAGGTCGAACTTGATGAGGGCGTAGGCAGTCCAGCAGATGCCATTGACGAGCGAGGCCACGGACAGGAACAGGGGCATGTACTCCACGCTCTTGGTCTGGATCACCATTTTCTGAAACACGGACACGGAAAGAAtcaacatgatgatgatgatgaacaatacaaaagAAAATTCATTCATTTTACAGACAATTGTTTGTTTGTGCTGCACAATTCATCCAAAGAACAGGTAGTAAAACGGAAACAACTTCCCTCTACACGTATTAACCAGGTTATGAAGCACAAAAACTACCAAGGAAGCGACGGCATGGGAGATGACACAACTTTTGTTTTGTTTGAGATGGGAGGACTAAAAGTAAGTGCATAAAAGAACAGGAAAAAAAGAGAAGCTATGATCAATTTTAACGAAAAGTGCAAGCGGGCACAAGTTGTTGACTACAGTCGGATCAAAAAGTGAAGGATGAACAAAAAGAACATGAGTTTTTTCCTTTCTGACAGCAAAAGAACATGAGTTTTTCCTCTCTCTTTTGACAGCAAAGGAACAGGAGTTGATTTGACGCCATAATTGGAAACACTGCATGTACGTAATACATTATATTTTTTCTTGAGAAAAGAATATTTGCGCTGTTCAAAGTTGATAGCGAGGTAACCGAAAAGAATACAGCTACTGCTAGATAGAGAGAAAACGACAGGATTACGCAGGCGTGTACTCGCGTATTCTATTCTCCACCCAGAACGTACCCAGAGGCCAGAGCAGACGTTGGTCAATCAAATTAGTATAGATTAATCCAGCGTTCTTTTCCTATGGTTATTCTCATTCGAAGAGCGGTTAATTAATCATTTCCTCACCTACCGGTACTAGTGTAACACTGAAATCAATCATTAAAATACCACCACCAAATCTCACTCCAATACTGTACTAGTTTGTAGGTGAGACCGTGGGAGTGATGGCGACGCGTACCATGACGGAGAGCGGCGCGGCGTACATGCCGGTGCCGAAGAGGACGCAGAGGATGCCGACGACCATGGACCTGCGGTCGTGGGTGTGGGCGAGGGAGAGGACGAGCGCGGCGACCCCCGCGACGAAGGCGACCTCGGCGACCAGCAGGAGGAGGactcggcggcgggcggcgccgacgGAGAAGGTGAGGAAGAGCGCGATGTAGGTGAGCTCGATGAGCATGCCGGTGCCGTTGATGGTGATGACGAGCATGCTGTGCGGGTGCACCAGCGGGAGCCCGTAGAGCACCCACATCATGCAGTTCAGCAGCGTCGCCAGGTACGGCACCGCCGAGTACTGCTCCACCGTCTTCTTTTTCCAGATACTGATGAACGTCGGCCTGCAAGGAATTCGCAGTTGGCAAGTATTTTCACTGGTCAGGCATTTTTTCGAAGAGATATCCAAACTATTTCGATCAGAAAAAGGAATAGTACAAAATTATCGCGGTGCCGATCTACGCATTCTCACGAATTTGTGTCATGTAATTCTCGCTCTTTGCTCAGCACAATTAATTCCGGAATCCATTTGTATCCGGCGAATTAAATGAAGATAGACTTATGGTTTTAGTCGGTGCTTACACTGGGGATAGGAAGAGCACCAAGGCGGTTCCATTGCCTGCAAGGGAGACACCAAACAATCCCAAAAAAAGCAACATCAGAAGTAGATCTCGGACGATGAACAAACAAACACAAAGGAGGAACCGCCGAACAAATCACGAATCGGGCCGCTCTAGGGAAGCCGGCGCGTGATGCTCGCTTGCACTAGAAGGGAGCAAAAGTTCGTGAAGAGGACACGCGCAAAGCGGCGAGAAACAAAAAGAGCATCAGGAGGCAACAGCAGCACCCCCACCGTACGACCCGTGTGGCGCCGCTGCCACATGGTTTTCGCTGCAGCGCAGGCGCACATGCGTATGCGGTACAGAGGCGGGGGGCGTGGGGCGACGGGGAGGCACGCACCTATGACGCCGATGACGGTGCGGATAGCGTCCGGCGACACCATGGTGGCTTGGCTTCCGGCGAGAGGTAACCGCACCGAGGGGGAACTGATCTAGAGGAGCGTCTCGGGTGCAGacgagagggggagaggggaacGGATTTCTGGACTTggaggggaggaggggaagggggcaGGGAAGGATGCAAGTACAGCGGACCCTCTCCCTCTGTCTCTGTGCGTCGCGTTTGATGAGTGAATGATCTCAGGAAAACACCGAACGGGGTCCTTAAATAGAGCGGGGCTGCTGACCCGTGGGCCCCGCACCGTCGTCCCCGTCTCTATCTCTAtccggctctctctctctctcatggacGCCGCGCCGGCCTTTCGCATACGCCTctttctctgtgtgtgtgtgtgtgtttctctcTCTATAACTAACTACCCCCGATGTGCTGTGGCCCAGCAGCCAGCCGGGTGGGTTGGTCatacttttcttttttcttttaggatTTTATTTATTTAGATGAAATGGTGGGTTGCTTCGACTTTGGTAGATATTCGCATTCTTGGCCCGGGAGCAACCCGCTGGGCGTAAATACCAGTGTTTTGGTTTCCTGCAACCATTTTTGCTTCCTTTTGCCTTTACTTTCCGTCCGATTGAGCCCGACTGACTCAGATAATGCAGACTCTATTCTGCATTTTTATTTGGCTAACTCTACAGCATCACGAGATTGTTTCGTCTATGGTGCTTGGTTGACAGCACTGGGCATTATGGTTGTGAAGATGCAATTACACGATGTTAGGTTGCTCCAGGGTGAATGTTTTGGTCATCCCTTCTCGCGGGCAGTGATCTTACCGTATTACATAGATAGGCAGTACCAAACTAATATCATTTCAATCCTAGCTACTAACAAATGACGGTTCATCAGTTCGTCTTAACTACTAACAAATGGCAATGGCAGTACCAAATTAACAATCATATAGCTCAATGTGGGAAAGTTCATCAATGTCGAGCAAGGGGGGAGTTCATCTTCCTCGTCTTCTTCCATTTCAGATATTTGAGATACCTCTGTTAGCCCACATTGCTTTAGTCACTTTAACCTATTGCTCTTACAAGTTTCACTTTCATGTTCGCTAGTCGTCACATCTTTCTTCTTCGGCACATGCTCATCAAGACTCCATCCTAAGATTCACAGGAAAACTCAGTTGCATGTGTgaaaaacataaaaacaaaacaaatcCCTACTCTCACCTCTAGTACTAACTAATGTATTGATGATCATCATCTTTTCCCGATGAATGGCATAGTGGAAGTAACAAGGATGCCCGTAATAATGAGACCACACTGTTAGAGAAACGATGTTGTTGAATAGAACCAACTTATGAAATACTGCGCGATCACATCGTCTAATTAGTTGTCGGTATTTTGAACAGAGTGTTAACGTTTACTCACATCATTAGACAAGATGGTTGTTTTGGGTTGCCAAACGTCACACCTTAACTAGATGGTCATCATTACTACTAAAGGGGAGTTGGTCTTTGTACGTTCACCTTCACCCTTGCCTCTCTCCTATCTGTTTTCCCTTCTGTATGCCACCCCTCCCACATGTtttgcattaactcaatcaaatcaaattACATCTTACCAAAACCTCAACAAAATCAAAACTTTAATTGCGGTCCTTTACCAtacccaaatcaaatcaaatcttatcaaaatctcaactaaatcaaatttttttcatttttcccaaCTCATAGcgaaatcaaatcaaatcttacaaAATCTCAACTaaatgaaaaccttcctcgccttccgctatccatactcaaatcaaatcaaatcttaccaaaatctataatatggtgggtatatggtatGTGTCGGGCACAATGGTGTTGGACCATTAGAATATGTATGCCCCTGTTGCAACACACGATCAATTAGCTAGTCTCTACTATTAAAGTGGAGCTGGTAGGTTCGCCTCACTCCCTTCGCCGGTTTTTTCTCCTTACGCCCCTCGGATTT
This window contains:
- the LOC123127671 gene encoding bidirectional sugar transporter SWEET4 translates to MVSPDAIRTVIGVIGNGTALVLFLSPVPTFISIWKKKTVEQYSAVPYLATLLNCMMWVLYGLPLVHPHSMLVITINGTGMLIELTYIALFLTFSVGAARRRVLLLLVAEVAFVAGVAALVLSLAHTHDRRSMVVGILCVLFGTGMYAAPLSVMKMVIQTKSVEYMPLFLSVASLVNGICWTAYALIKFDLYITIPNGLGVMFAVGQIILYAIYYKSTQQILEARKRKADQVPMTEVVVDGKSGSATNSGAANGHY